In one window of Kitasatospora sp. MMS16-BH015 DNA:
- a CDS encoding NADP-dependent isocitrate dehydrogenase, which produces MTDSTIIYTHTDEAPALATYSFLPVVQAYAATAGVGVETRDISLAGRIIASFPERLEEGQRIADALAELGELAKTPGANIIKLPNISASIPQLKAAIAELQAQGYALPDYPDEPQSDEDRDVKARYDKVKGSAVNPVLREGNSDRRAPLSVKNYAKTHPHRMGAWVSDSKTNVATMGENDFRSTEKSVVVTEAGKLKIELVAADGTTTVLRESVPVLAGEVVDASVMHVAALREFLTAQVARAKAEGVLFSVHLKATMMKVSDPILFGHVVKAFFPKTFAQYGAELAAAGLNPNNGLGGILGGLEKLADAAAVQASFEAELAEGPALAMVDSDKGITNLHVPSDVIVDASMPAMIRTSGHMWGPDGKEADTLAVIPDSSYAGVYQVVIDDCRAHGAFDPATMGSVPNVGLMAQAAEEYGSHDKTFEIPVDGTVRVVDASGTALIEQPVAAGDIFRACQTKDAPIRDWVKLAVTRARATGVPAVFWLDESRAHDAVLIEKVKQYLPEHDTEGLQIEIMSPEKATAFSLERIRRGEDTISVTGNVLRDYLTDLFPILELGTSAKMLSVVPLMNGGGLFETGAGGSAPKHVQQLVKENYLRWDSLGEFFALAASFEHLATTTGNARAQVLADTLDRATGTFLNEDKSPSRKLGGIDNRGSHFYLAMYWAQELAAQTADAELAEAFTALAKTLTEQEQTIVAELIAVQGSPVEIGGYYQPNVEKASAVMRPSATLNEALATLA; this is translated from the coding sequence GTGACTGACTCGACCATCATTTACACGCACACCGACGAGGCTCCGGCCCTGGCGACGTATTCGTTCCTGCCGGTGGTGCAGGCGTACGCCGCGACCGCGGGTGTCGGTGTGGAGACCCGTGACATCTCCCTGGCCGGGCGCATCATCGCCAGCTTCCCGGAGCGTCTGGAGGAGGGCCAGCGGATCGCGGACGCCCTCGCCGAGCTCGGGGAGCTCGCCAAGACCCCCGGCGCCAACATCATCAAGCTGCCGAACATCTCGGCCTCCATCCCGCAGCTGAAGGCGGCCATCGCCGAGCTCCAGGCCCAGGGCTACGCCCTGCCGGACTACCCGGACGAGCCGCAGTCGGACGAGGACCGCGACGTCAAGGCCCGCTACGACAAGGTCAAGGGCAGCGCCGTCAACCCGGTGCTGCGCGAGGGCAACTCCGACCGCCGCGCGCCGCTCTCGGTCAAGAACTACGCCAAGACCCACCCGCACCGCATGGGTGCCTGGGTCTCGGATTCCAAGACCAACGTCGCAACCATGGGCGAGAACGACTTCCGCTCCACCGAGAAGTCCGTGGTCGTCACCGAGGCCGGCAAGCTCAAGATCGAGCTGGTCGCCGCCGACGGCACCACCACCGTGCTGCGCGAGTCGGTGCCGGTGCTCGCCGGTGAGGTCGTCGACGCCTCGGTGATGCACGTCGCCGCGCTGCGCGAGTTCCTCACCGCCCAGGTCGCCCGGGCCAAGGCCGAGGGCGTGCTGTTCTCGGTGCACCTCAAGGCCACCATGATGAAGGTCTCCGACCCGATCCTCTTCGGCCACGTCGTCAAGGCCTTCTTCCCGAAGACCTTCGCGCAGTACGGCGCCGAGCTGGCCGCCGCCGGCCTCAACCCGAACAACGGCCTCGGCGGCATCCTGGGCGGCCTGGAGAAGCTGGCCGACGCCGCCGCCGTGCAGGCCTCCTTCGAGGCCGAGCTGGCCGAGGGCCCGGCGCTGGCCATGGTCGACTCCGACAAGGGCATCACCAACCTGCACGTGCCGTCCGACGTCATCGTCGACGCCTCGATGCCGGCCATGATCCGCACCTCCGGCCACATGTGGGGCCCGGACGGCAAGGAGGCCGACACGCTGGCCGTCATCCCGGACAGCAGCTACGCCGGGGTCTACCAGGTCGTCATCGACGACTGCCGCGCGCACGGCGCCTTCGACCCGGCCACCATGGGCTCGGTGCCGAACGTCGGCCTGATGGCCCAGGCCGCCGAGGAGTACGGCAGCCACGACAAGACCTTCGAGATCCCGGTCGACGGCACCGTCCGCGTGGTCGACGCCTCGGGCACCGCGCTCATCGAGCAGCCCGTGGCCGCCGGTGACATCTTCCGCGCCTGCCAGACCAAGGACGCGCCGATCCGCGACTGGGTCAAGCTGGCCGTCACCCGCGCCCGCGCCACCGGCGTCCCGGCCGTCTTCTGGCTGGACGAGAGCCGTGCGCACGACGCCGTGCTGATCGAGAAGGTCAAGCAGTACCTCCCGGAGCACGACACCGAGGGCCTGCAGATCGAGATCATGTCCCCGGAGAAGGCCACCGCCTTCTCGCTGGAGCGCATCCGCCGCGGCGAGGACACCATCTCGGTGACCGGCAACGTGCTGCGCGACTACCTGACCGACCTGTTCCCGATCCTGGAGCTGGGCACCAGCGCCAAGATGCTCTCGGTCGTCCCGCTGATGAACGGCGGCGGCCTCTTCGAGACGGGCGCGGGCGGCTCGGCCCCCAAGCACGTGCAGCAGCTGGTCAAGGAGAACTACCTCCGCTGGGACAGCCTGGGCGAGTTCTTCGCGCTGGCCGCCTCCTTCGAGCACCTGGCCACCACCACCGGCAACGCCCGCGCCCAGGTGCTGGCCGACACGCTGGACCGCGCCACCGGCACCTTCCTCAACGAGGACAAGTCGCCCAGCCGCAAGCTCGGCGGCATCGACAACCGCGGCAGCCACTTCTACCTGGCCATGTACTGGGCCCAGGAGCTGGCCGCCCAGACCGCCGACGCCGAGCTGGCCGAGGCGTTCACCGCGCTCGCCAAGACCCTGACCGAGCAGGAGCAGACGATCGTCGCCGAGCTCATCGCCGTCCAGGGCTCCCCGGTCGAGATCGGTGGCTACTACCAGCCGAACGTCGAGAAGGCCTCGGCCGTCATGCGGCCGTCCGCCACGCTGAACGAGGCGCTGGCCACCCTGGCCTGA
- a CDS encoding family 1 encapsulin nanocompartment shell protein translates to MDNLHRHLAPISTAAWAEIEEETRRTFKLHCAGRHVVDTAGPEGPDFAAVGTGHLRPVPSPQPEVLTRAHRVRPVVELRVPFTLGREAVDDVERGSADSDWEPAKAAARTMALTEDRIIFEGWPDAAVEGIRTASDNEAIPLPPEVADYPDAVSRALTALRLAGVDGPYALLLGADAYTAVNETSDHGYPVRQHIARVLDGPIVWAPALSGGVVLSTRGGDFELHLGQDLSIGYLAHDERTVQLYLQQSLTFGLHSPEAAVSLT, encoded by the coding sequence GTGGACAACCTGCACCGTCACCTCGCCCCGATCAGCACCGCCGCCTGGGCGGAGATCGAGGAGGAGACCCGCCGGACCTTCAAGCTGCACTGCGCCGGCCGGCACGTGGTGGACACCGCCGGGCCGGAGGGGCCGGACTTCGCCGCCGTCGGGACGGGGCACCTGCGGCCGGTGCCCTCGCCGCAGCCGGAGGTCCTGACCCGGGCGCACCGGGTGCGCCCGGTGGTCGAGCTGCGGGTGCCGTTCACGCTGGGCCGGGAGGCGGTGGACGACGTGGAGCGCGGCTCGGCGGACAGCGACTGGGAGCCCGCCAAGGCGGCCGCCCGGACGATGGCGCTGACCGAGGACCGGATCATCTTCGAGGGCTGGCCGGACGCGGCGGTGGAGGGCATCCGGACGGCCTCGGACAACGAGGCGATCCCGCTGCCGCCCGAGGTGGCCGACTACCCGGACGCTGTCAGCCGCGCGCTCACCGCGCTGCGGCTGGCCGGGGTGGACGGCCCGTACGCGCTGCTGCTCGGCGCCGACGCGTACACCGCCGTCAACGAGACCTCCGACCACGGGTACCCCGTTCGGCAGCACATCGCCCGGGTGCTGGACGGGCCGATCGTCTGGGCGCCGGCGCTCAGCGGGGGCGTGGTGCTCTCCACCCGGGGCGGGGACTTCGAGCTGCACCTCGGGCAGGACCTGTCCATCGGCTACCTGGCGCACGACGAGCGCACCGTGCAGCTCTACCTCCAGCAGTCGCTCACCTTCGGCCTGCACTCGCCCGAGGCGGCCGTGAGCCTGACCTGA
- a CDS encoding Dyp-type peroxidase, with protein MEQVQGEPDPQVVPAPPSRAAVFLVLAVEPGGHRAVREWLAGLGGLVRSLGLRAPEARLSCVAGVGAAVWDELYGGPRPAGLHPFRELRGPRHLAPSTPGDVVLHVRATRMDLCFELATRCTRGLAGAARVVDETHGFAYFDQRDLLGFVDGTENPVGAKAARAVYVGAEDPQYAGGSYLVVQKYLHDLGSWDALTVEQQERVIGRTKLADVELADQAADSHVALNQVEGPDGEEQQILRANMAFGSVGRGEYGTYFAGYCRTPEVTEEMLRRMFLGTAEAAHDRILDFSIAVTGSLFFVPDADFLADPPDPAGASLEAATGDGSLGIGGLKHLLHPAPTETPTEAPIETKAF; from the coding sequence TTGGAACAGGTGCAGGGTGAGCCGGACCCGCAGGTGGTGCCGGCTCCGCCGAGCCGGGCGGCGGTGTTCCTGGTGCTGGCGGTGGAGCCGGGCGGGCACCGGGCCGTGCGGGAGTGGCTGGCCGGGTTGGGCGGGTTGGTGCGGTCGCTCGGGCTGCGGGCGCCCGAGGCGCGGCTGAGCTGTGTGGCCGGGGTGGGGGCGGCGGTCTGGGACGAGCTGTACGGCGGCCCGCGGCCGGCCGGGCTGCACCCCTTCCGGGAGCTGCGCGGGCCGCGCCACCTGGCGCCGTCCACCCCCGGTGACGTGGTGCTGCACGTCCGGGCCACCCGGATGGACCTCTGCTTCGAACTGGCCACCCGCTGCACCCGCGGCCTGGCCGGCGCGGCCCGGGTGGTGGACGAGACGCACGGCTTCGCCTACTTCGACCAGCGCGATCTGCTCGGCTTCGTGGACGGCACCGAGAACCCCGTCGGCGCCAAGGCCGCGCGGGCGGTCTACGTCGGGGCGGAGGACCCGCAGTACGCCGGCGGCAGCTACCTCGTCGTGCAGAAGTACCTGCACGACCTGGGTAGTTGGGACGCGCTCACGGTCGAGCAGCAGGAGCGGGTGATCGGCCGCACCAAGCTCGCCGACGTGGAGCTGGCCGACCAGGCCGCCGACTCGCACGTGGCGCTCAACCAGGTCGAGGGGCCGGACGGCGAGGAGCAGCAGATCCTGCGGGCGAACATGGCCTTCGGTAGCGTCGGCCGGGGCGAGTACGGCACGTACTTCGCCGGGTACTGCCGCACGCCCGAGGTGACCGAGGAGATGCTGCGACGGATGTTCCTCGGCACCGCCGAGGCCGCGCACGACCGGATCCTGGACTTCTCCATCGCCGTCACCGGCTCGCTCTTCTTCGTGCCCGACGCCGACTTCCTGGCCGACCCGCCCGACCCCGCCGGGGCGAGCCTCGAGGCCGCCACCGGTGACGGTTCGCTCGGCATCGGCGGCCTGAAGCACTTGCTGCACCCCGCTCCCACCGAGACTCCCACCGAGGCTCCCATCGAGACGAAGGCGTTCTGA
- a CDS encoding helix-turn-helix transcriptional regulator, translated as MPSHPPARHLLRAKDLVDARYADPLTVADLAAAAGLSPAHFSRAFRQAFGESPHAYLLTRRLERAAALLRHTDRPIATVCLDVGLNSLGSFTTSFTRMYGLAPAAYRAACPPAADHAVVPSCVRRAYGRPQHRTFREDGADPPGIA; from the coding sequence GTGCCCTCCCACCCGCCCGCCCGGCACCTGCTCCGGGCCAAGGACCTCGTCGACGCGCGGTACGCCGACCCGCTCACCGTCGCCGATCTCGCGGCCGCCGCCGGGCTCTCCCCGGCGCACTTCAGCCGGGCCTTCCGCCAGGCCTTCGGCGAATCCCCGCACGCGTACCTGCTCACCCGCCGGCTCGAACGGGCCGCCGCCCTGCTGCGGCACACCGACCGGCCGATCGCCACGGTCTGCCTGGACGTGGGGCTGAACAGCCTCGGCTCCTTCACCACCAGCTTCACCCGGATGTACGGCCTGGCCCCGGCCGCCTACCGCGCGGCCTGCCCGCCGGCGGCCGACCACGCCGTGGTGCCGAGCTGCGTCCGCCGCGCCTACGGCCGCCCGCAACACCGCACGTTTCGAGAAGACGGCGCCGATCCGCCGGGCATAGCGTGA
- a CDS encoding VOC family protein gives MIKIATAQLWVHDQEEALAFYTQQVGMEVRSDVSLPEMGGFRWLTVGPTGQPDVAIVLMAIPGPPILDAETAAQVRELTAKGAAGTIFLTTEDCDGTYAELSARGVEFNEKPTDQPYGRDCSFRDPSGNNIRLAQLSPM, from the coding sequence ATGATCAAGATCGCCACCGCCCAGCTCTGGGTCCACGACCAGGAGGAGGCCCTCGCCTTCTACACCCAGCAGGTCGGCATGGAGGTCCGCTCCGACGTCAGCCTCCCCGAGATGGGCGGCTTCCGCTGGCTCACCGTCGGCCCGACCGGCCAGCCCGACGTCGCGATCGTGCTGATGGCCATCCCCGGCCCGCCGATCCTCGACGCCGAGACGGCCGCCCAGGTCCGCGAGCTCACCGCCAAGGGCGCGGCCGGCACCATCTTCCTGACCACGGAGGACTGCGACGGCACCTACGCCGAACTCTCCGCCCGGGGCGTGGAGTTCAACGAGAAGCCGACCGACCAGCCGTACGGCCGCGACTGTTCCTTCCGCGACCCCTCGGGCAACAACATCCGCCTCGCCCAGCTCTCCCCGATGTAG
- a CDS encoding tetratricopeptide repeat protein: MTGPRPVQLQVSGHGVEVRVSAPASGPAVVHGIAFRVMGRRPLGTAPGKVSVLVTGTVNIPMPQIRVWLDEPDQMTPGPVPLSLPDTVPAGESRVYRLTAHTREHDVEWQLGVEVSTGGDPVWRGYPIRTTAETGWRIFHPDRPMTENANSHREPDRPEIAAGTEATHRAGAEQGDHAAMYRLAVSLAERGELAEAQRWFHTCAERGDTEAAAAVASILELRGEAAAAEEWHRRAAGPGGS; this comes from the coding sequence GTGACCGGTCCGCGGCCCGTGCAGCTCCAGGTGAGCGGGCACGGCGTCGAGGTCCGGGTGAGCGCGCCGGCGAGCGGGCCGGCGGTGGTGCACGGCATCGCCTTCCGGGTGATGGGCCGTCGGCCGCTGGGCACCGCGCCCGGGAAGGTCTCCGTCCTCGTGACCGGGACGGTCAACATCCCCATGCCGCAGATCCGGGTCTGGCTGGACGAGCCCGACCAGATGACCCCGGGCCCGGTGCCGCTGAGCCTGCCCGACACCGTCCCGGCCGGGGAGAGCCGGGTGTACCGACTGACCGCGCACACCCGCGAGCACGACGTGGAGTGGCAGCTCGGGGTGGAGGTGAGCACCGGGGGAGACCCGGTCTGGCGCGGTTACCCGATCCGGACCACGGCCGAGACCGGCTGGCGGATCTTCCACCCGGACCGCCCGATGACCGAGAACGCCAACTCCCACCGCGAGCCCGACCGCCCCGAAATCGCCGCCGGCACCGAGGCCACCCACCGGGCCGGCGCGGAGCAGGGCGACCACGCGGCGATGTACCGACTGGCCGTCAGCCTGGCCGAGCGCGGTGAACTGGCCGAGGCCCAGCGGTGGTTCCACACCTGCGCCGAACGGGGCGACACGGAGGCCGCCGCCGCGGTGGCCTCGATCCTGGAGCTCCGGGGCGAGGCCGCCGCGGCCGAGGAATGGCACCGCCGAGCCGCCGGGCCCGGCGGCTCCTGA
- a CDS encoding NADPH-dependent F420 reductase translates to MATLGLIGSGNIGGTLARLAVAAGIDVVLSNSRGPETLADLVAELGPRARAATPEEAARAGDWVVVTVPLKAYAQTPAAALVGKTVLDTTNYYPQRDGQIARLDSGEATSSELVQEHLAGARVVKAFNNIFFGHLLSLARPAGAPDRSGLLIATDDPTARTEATALLDALGYDAVDAGSLADSWRFQPDTPAYGLPYLKDPSDAVNFAADPGHPADAATLRAALAAATR, encoded by the coding sequence ATGGCTACTCTCGGACTCATCGGCAGTGGAAACATCGGCGGCACCCTGGCCCGGCTCGCGGTGGCGGCCGGGATCGACGTGGTGCTCAGCAATTCGCGCGGGCCGGAGACGCTCGCCGACCTGGTCGCGGAGCTCGGCCCCCGGGCCCGGGCGGCCACGCCCGAGGAGGCGGCCCGGGCGGGCGACTGGGTGGTGGTGACGGTCCCGCTGAAGGCGTACGCCCAGACGCCGGCCGCCGCCCTGGTGGGCAAGACGGTGCTCGACACCACCAACTACTACCCCCAGCGGGACGGGCAGATCGCCCGCCTCGATTCGGGCGAGGCCACCAGCAGCGAGCTGGTCCAGGAGCACCTGGCCGGCGCCCGCGTGGTGAAGGCGTTCAACAACATCTTCTTCGGCCACCTGCTCTCCCTGGCCCGCCCGGCCGGCGCCCCCGACCGCTCGGGCCTCCTGATCGCCACCGACGACCCCACCGCCCGCACCGAGGCCACGGCCCTGCTCGACGCCCTCGGCTACGACGCGGTGGACGCCGGCTCCCTCGCCGACAGCTGGCGCTTCCAGCCCGACACCCCGGCCTACGGCCTCCCCTACCTCAAGGACCCGTCCGACGCCGTCAACTTCGCCGCCGACCCGGGCCACCCGGCCGACGCCGCCACCCTCCGCGCGGCCCTGGCGGCCGCCACGCGCTGA
- a CDS encoding ABC transporter permease subunit, with protein MRSRFPLLWLALHRRRRMLVALLLAMVVFEAVIVAVATAVPPGQVFGGGGRTPPGAFKAFSGSTGDVSIASYPGLLGAGLVHPFWIALQLTAVASLAAAAVAADVEQGTIELLVTRPVTRRRLLAERTAALLLVSLVLNAAATAVIAVGVGSSARLHAAVPLSGVFAAGLLGFAFTLALTGPALAVSAVGRRRAQVVGVTIALGAVGFAVNFAALAWSKAAPLRFVSPFHYYVPGDALAHGAVPWGSFAVLVGVGLAGLVTAFLLLERRDLAP; from the coding sequence GTGAGGAGTCGGTTCCCACTGCTCTGGCTGGCGCTGCACCGGCGGCGCCGGATGCTGGTCGCGCTGCTGCTGGCGATGGTGGTGTTCGAGGCGGTGATCGTGGCGGTGGCCACGGCGGTGCCGCCCGGCCAGGTGTTCGGCGGGGGCGGGCGGACGCCGCCCGGTGCGTTCAAGGCGTTCAGCGGGTCGACCGGGGACGTGTCGATCGCCAGCTACCCGGGCCTGCTCGGCGCCGGGCTGGTGCACCCGTTCTGGATCGCGCTCCAGCTCACCGCGGTGGCCTCGCTCGCGGCGGCGGCCGTGGCGGCCGACGTGGAGCAGGGCACCATCGAGCTGCTCGTCACCCGCCCGGTGACGCGGCGCCGGCTGCTCGCCGAGCGGACGGCCGCACTGCTGCTGGTCTCGCTGGTGCTCAACGCCGCCGCGACGGCGGTGATCGCCGTCGGGGTGGGCAGTTCGGCGCGGCTGCACGCGGCGGTGCCGCTGAGCGGGGTGTTCGCCGCCGGGCTGCTGGGCTTCGCCTTCACCCTCGCGCTGACCGGCCCCGCGCTGGCCGTCTCGGCCGTGGGGCGGCGGCGGGCCCAGGTGGTGGGGGTGACGATCGCCCTCGGCGCGGTGGGCTTCGCCGTCAACTTCGCCGCCCTGGCCTGGTCGAAGGCGGCGCCGCTGCGGTTCGTCAGCCCGTTCCACTACTACGTGCCGGGCGACGCCCTGGCCCACGGCGCGGTGCCGTGGGGGTCGTTCGCGGTCCTGGTGGGGGTGGGGCTGGCCGGGCTGGTGACGGCCTTCCTGCTGCTGGAACGGCGCGACCTGGCTCCCTGA
- a CDS encoding ABC transporter ATP-binding protein, translated as MAAAGTAPAGARAVIELSGVTKRYGRTVGVDGLDVTVRAGEVFGFLGPNGAGKTTTIRCLVGLLSPTAGRVRVLGLDPVADHRALAPSLGYLPGELRLYPELTGRQTLRLLGDLQGAPSPRREGLCERLGLRPTDLDRPVREYSRGMKQKLGLVQALQHDPELVVLDEPTEGLDPLVQETFYELLAEATAAGRTVLLSSHVLPEVQRCCERVAIIRGGRLVTVQTVAALREARARRVRLGFADGLGARPLGAAEAWSPRWQGDQVVLLIPPDEVVAALRGLLALPVADVTVEEAGLDEAFLDLYRADAEPTGPGPEQQGVEPEEAS; from the coding sequence ATGGCTGCTGCGGGTACGGCCCCGGCCGGGGCGCGGGCCGTGATCGAACTCAGCGGGGTGACCAAGCGGTACGGCCGCACGGTCGGGGTGGACGGGCTGGACGTCACCGTGCGGGCCGGGGAGGTCTTCGGGTTCCTCGGGCCCAACGGCGCCGGGAAGACCACCACGATCCGCTGCCTGGTCGGCCTGCTCAGCCCCACCGCCGGGCGGGTCCGGGTGCTCGGGCTCGACCCGGTGGCCGACCACCGGGCGCTCGCCCCCTCGCTCGGCTACCTCCCCGGCGAGCTGCGGCTCTACCCCGAGCTGACCGGCCGCCAGACGCTCCGGCTGCTCGGCGACCTCCAGGGCGCGCCCTCGCCCCGGCGGGAGGGCCTGTGCGAGCGGCTGGGCCTGCGGCCCACCGACCTCGACCGGCCGGTCCGCGAGTACTCCCGGGGCATGAAGCAGAAGCTCGGCCTGGTCCAGGCGCTCCAGCACGACCCCGAGCTGGTGGTGCTGGACGAGCCCACCGAGGGCCTCGACCCCCTGGTTCAGGAGACCTTCTACGAGCTGCTGGCCGAGGCCACCGCCGCCGGGCGGACGGTGCTGCTCTCCAGCCACGTGCTGCCCGAGGTGCAGCGCTGCTGCGAGCGGGTGGCGATCATCCGGGGCGGCCGGCTGGTCACCGTGCAGACGGTGGCCGCGCTGCGCGAGGCCCGGGCCCGGCGGGTCCGGCTCGGCTTCGCCGACGGGCTCGGCGCCCGGCCGCTCGGCGCCGCCGAGGCGTGGTCGCCGCGCTGGCAGGGCGACCAGGTGGTGCTGCTGATCCCGCCGGACGAGGTGGTGGCCGCGCTGCGCGGCCTGCTCGCGCTGCCGGTCGCGGACGTGACGGTGGAGGAGGCCGGGCTGGACGAGGCCTTCCTCGACCTCTACCGGGCCGATGCGGAGCCGACGGGCCCGGGGCCGGAGCAGCAGGGCGTCGAGCCCGAGGAGGCGTCGTGA
- a CDS encoding SRPBCC domain-containing protein yields MTKTIFAEIEIDAPAEEVWAALADLPAYPDWNPFIREASGTVAVGETLVLRMHPAHGRPITFKPKVLAAERGVELRWFGKLLLPGLFDGEHGFRLSPTGTGGTLLVQSENFSGVLVPVTGGAIERTKEDFTALNEALKKYVENR; encoded by the coding sequence ATGACGAAGACCATCTTCGCCGAGATCGAGATCGACGCCCCGGCCGAGGAGGTCTGGGCGGCGCTGGCGGACCTGCCGGCCTACCCCGACTGGAACCCCTTCATCCGCGAGGCGAGCGGCACCGTGGCGGTGGGCGAGACCCTGGTGCTGCGGATGCACCCGGCCCACGGCCGCCCGATCACCTTCAAGCCCAAGGTGCTGGCCGCCGAGCGCGGGGTCGAACTCCGGTGGTTCGGCAAGCTGTTGCTGCCCGGCCTGTTCGACGGCGAGCACGGCTTCCGGCTCAGCCCGACCGGCACCGGCGGCACCCTGCTGGTGCAGTCGGAGAACTTCTCCGGCGTGCTGGTGCCGGTCACCGGCGGGGCGATCGAGCGGACCAAGGAGGACTTCACCGCGCTGAACGAGGCGTTGAAGAAGTACGTCGAGAACCGGTGA
- a CDS encoding (2Fe-2S)-binding protein, whose translation MGPYFAVGLGAPGEPAPGGFTPIRELYAPGGPLTVRVAAATGQLRTSETRVAVSVLHLGLAARLWSVALGAAALGPGLPELGPDTLHHRWPADGPLELWLPAPEPEPAAGHAPDLATAVHRTVIGGHLTPLHDTLRAITPIAPRLLWGNAASALTGSLQILHTRIAPTHPAAAATALRVTQQLLAATPLLGTGVLAPDEFSPPSAPQRFRRSTCCLYYRLPAGGTCGDCVFGTRPPRPRSATPTI comes from the coding sequence GTGGGGCCGTACTTCGCCGTCGGTCTCGGCGCCCCGGGCGAGCCCGCGCCCGGCGGCTTCACCCCGATCCGCGAACTGTACGCACCCGGAGGGCCGTTGACCGTCCGGGTGGCCGCCGCGACCGGGCAGCTGCGCACCTCGGAGACCCGGGTCGCGGTCTCCGTCCTGCACCTGGGCCTGGCCGCCCGGCTCTGGTCGGTGGCCCTGGGCGCCGCGGCCCTCGGCCCGGGCCTGCCCGAGCTCGGCCCGGACACCCTGCACCACCGCTGGCCCGCCGACGGCCCGCTCGAGCTCTGGCTCCCGGCACCGGAACCGGAACCGGCCGCCGGCCATGCCCCGGACCTGGCAACCGCCGTGCACCGCACGGTGATAGGCGGTCACCTCACCCCCCTGCACGACACCCTGCGCGCGATCACTCCGATCGCCCCCCGCCTGCTCTGGGGCAACGCCGCCTCCGCCCTCACCGGCTCGCTGCAGATCCTGCACACCCGGATCGCCCCCACCCACCCGGCGGCGGCCGCCACCGCGCTGCGCGTCACCCAGCAGCTGCTCGCCGCGACTCCGCTGCTCGGCACCGGCGTTCTCGCCCCTGACGAGTTCTCCCCGCCCTCCGCCCCGCAGCGCTTCCGCCGCTCCACCTGCTGCCTCTACTACCGGCTGCCCGCCGGCGGCACCTGCGGCGACTGCGTGTTCGGCACCCGACCGCCCCGGCCGCGGAGTGCTACGCCCACGATCTGA
- a CDS encoding ABC transporter permease, giving the protein MSTATATTGGSHVLTHAKVMLRRNLRHLQRYPSLTLMVTLMPIVFLLLFVYVFGGTLGSGLGAGTPAGVHGGRAAYAAYVAPAIILMAVAAAAQGTAIAVAQDMTEGIIARFRTMAVARSSVLTGHVVAATVQTMTGVVVVTLAAIGVGFRPHANPAEWLAAFGVVLLLTFAVTWLCVGLGLSAKSVETASNSPMFLILLPFLGSGFVPTDSLPTGLRWFAEYQPFTPVTETLRGLLTGTAIGDNLVITLAWCVGVAAVSYVWSRRLYEREPERA; this is encoded by the coding sequence ATGAGCACCGCAACAGCCACCACTGGCGGCTCGCACGTGCTGACCCACGCCAAGGTCATGCTGCGCCGCAACCTCCGGCACCTCCAGCGCTACCCCTCGCTGACCCTGATGGTCACCCTGATGCCCATCGTCTTCCTGCTGCTCTTCGTCTACGTCTTCGGCGGGACGCTCGGCTCGGGCCTCGGCGCCGGCACCCCGGCCGGGGTGCACGGCGGCCGGGCCGCCTACGCCGCCTACGTGGCCCCGGCGATCATCCTGATGGCGGTGGCCGCCGCCGCCCAGGGCACCGCGATCGCCGTCGCCCAGGACATGACCGAGGGCATCATCGCCCGCTTCCGCACCATGGCCGTGGCCCGCTCCTCGGTGCTGACCGGCCACGTGGTGGCCGCCACCGTGCAGACCATGACCGGGGTCGTGGTGGTCACCCTGGCGGCGATCGGCGTCGGCTTCCGCCCGCACGCCAACCCGGCCGAGTGGCTGGCCGCCTTCGGGGTGGTGCTGCTGCTCACCTTCGCGGTGACCTGGCTCTGCGTGGGCCTGGGCCTCTCGGCCAAGAGCGTGGAGACGGCCAGCAATTCGCCGATGTTCCTGATCCTGCTGCCCTTCCTCGGCAGCGGCTTCGTGCCCACCGACTCGCTGCCCACCGGCCTGCGCTGGTTCGCCGAGTACCAGCCGTTCACTCCGGTCACGGAGACGCTGCGCGGACTGCTGACCGGCACGGCGATCGGTGACAACCTGGTCATCACCCTCGCCTGGTGCGTCGGGGTCGCGGCGGTCTCCTACGTCTGGTCGCGGCGCCTGTACGAGCGGGAGCCGGAGCGGGCCTGA